The Brassica napus cultivar Da-Ae chromosome C5 unlocalized genomic scaffold, Da-Ae chrC05_Random_12, whole genome shotgun sequence genome has a window encoding:
- the LOC106401378 gene encoding LOW QUALITY PROTEIN: thioredoxin M4, chloroplastic (The sequence of the model RefSeq protein was modified relative to this genomic sequence to represent the inferred CDS: inserted 2 bases in 2 codons; substituted 1 base at 1 genomic stop codon), translating to MASLLDSVTVTRVFSLPITSSISPASKVPSISARRISPVPEFRGLKASXGVRWTQSASLGTNLGSRFARGGRIVCEAQDTTAAAVEVPNISDSEWQTQVLESDVPVLVEFWXPWCGPCRMIHPIVDQLARDFAGKFKFYKINTDESPNTANRYGIRSXPTVIIFKDGEKKDSIIGAVPKETLEKTIERFVVE from the exons ATGGCTTCCTTGCTCGATTCCGTCACCGTTACCCGCGTGTTTTCTCTTCCGATCACTTCCTCGATTTCACCTGCTTCAAAGGTTCCGTCAATCTCTGCCCGGAGGATTTCTCCCGTTCCGGAATTCAGAGGTTTGAAAGCTTCCTGAGGAGTTCGGTGGACTCAGTCAGCGAGTCTTGGTACGAATCTCGGATCCCGATTCGCTCGTGGTGGTAGAATCGTCTGCGAGGCTCAGGACACCACTGCCGCCGCCGTCGAAG TACCAAACATCTCTGACTCAGAATGGCAAACACAGGTTCTCGAGTCAGATGTACCAGTATTGGTCGAGTTTT CACCGTGGTGTGGACCTTGCCGTATGATTCACCCCATTGTTGACCAACTGGCCAGGGATTTCGCAGGCAAGTTCAAATTCTACAAAATCAACACCGACGAGAGCCCAAACACAGCCAACCGTTACGGGATACGCA GTCCTACCGTGATCATATTCAAAGACGGTGAGAAGAAAGACAGTATCATCGGAGCTGTCCCTAAAGAGACGTTGGAGAAAACTATAGAAAGATTCGTGGTCGAGtaa